One stretch of Podospora bellae-mahoneyi strain CBS 112042 chromosome 2, whole genome shotgun sequence DNA includes these proteins:
- a CDS encoding hypothetical protein (EggNog:ENOG503NXDX; COG:Q) — translation MDAYSMSISSASRRVTSKLYQDLKTARLYTFDRSHKELGIMDRILQFEFLDPNRKPHIGIVGAGFAGLRCADILIRYGFRVTILEARNRLGGRIHQERLPSGNLIDMGANWIHGTDDNPILDLAKETKTHTGVFDSESCVFDEDGTLLSAQEGEKFSTVMWNIIEEAFEYSEKHGTQIDADKTLLDFFKEQILKQIPDTLEGYERQRKFVLQMADLWGAFVGSPVETQSLKFFWLEECIDGGRTSSRANSYHADIDITTENLFCAGTYHKILERVAKPAVDGADIRYGTRVSEIYGKSTSPNGTPRARTADGQILEFDELVVTTPLGWLKQNTHAFHPPLPDRLSKAIQNIGYGCLEKVYISFPTAFWLTPDANGRKVQGFCQWLSPNYSKDTNPAGWTNEIVELASMGPSSHPTLLFYTYGDESQHITSTLRSLPSQKEKLDFLFNFFKPYYSRLPSYDENNPDCHPVVAVATDWLGDDLAGNGSYANFQKGLKEGDKDIEIMRQGISGEGIWLAGEHTAPFVALGTVTGAYWSGEGVAKEVAGSYGKRMAEKLGKEDAITN, via the exons aTGGATGCTTACTCGATGTCAATTAGTAGCGCTTCTCGGAGAGTCACCTCGAAGCTGTATCAAGATCTGAAGACAGCCAGGCTTTACACTTTTGACAGATCACATAAGGAACTAGGCATCATGGATAGAATCTTACAG TTCGAATTTTTGGATCCGAATAGAAAACCACACATTGGGATTGTCGGTGCTGGTTTTGCAGGTCTTCGATGTGCAGATATCCTCATTCGATATGGCTTCCGAGTGACGATCCTTGAAGCGCGTAATCGCCTCGGCGGCAGGATACATCAAGAAAGGCTCCCCAGCGGCAATCTGATAGACATGGGCGCCAACTGGATCCATGGCACTGATGATAACCCGATCCTGGATCTGGCAAAGGAGACCAAGACACACACTGGGGTCTTTGACAGCGAATCGTGTGTTTTTGACGAAGACGGCACACTTCTATCTGCACAGGAGGGAGAGAAATTCTCAACGGTCATGTGGAATATCATTGAAGAGGCTTTTGAGTACTCTGAGAAGCACGGGACTCAAATAGACGCGGACAAGACGCTGTTAGACTTCTTCAAGGAGCAAATTCTCAAGCAAATACCCGATACACTAGAGGGATATGAACGACAGAGGAAATTTGTCCTGCAAATGGCCGATCTTTGGGGGGCTTTTGTTGGCAGTCCAGTTGAGACACAGAGTCTCAAGTTCTTCTGGTTAGAAGAGTGTATTGACGGTGGTAGGACATCTTCAAGAGCTAACTCGTATCACGCCGACATTGACATTACAACAGAAAATTTGTTTTGCGCTGGGACCTACCACAAAATCCTGGAGAGGGTAGCGAAGCCAGCTGTTGATGGCGCTGATATTCGATATGGAACGCGGGTATCGGAGATATACGGAAAATCTACATCACCCAATGGAACTCCCAGGGCGAGGACTGCCGATGGCCAGATACTCGAGTTTGACGAGCTGGTTGTCACCACACCGCTTGGATGGCTCAAACAGAACACCCACgccttccaccctcctcttccagaTCGACTATCCAAAGCCATCCAGAATATTGGATACGGGTGCCTAGAGAAG GTGTACATCTCCTTCCCAACTGCCTTCTGGCTTACACCTGATGCAAATGGACGGAAAGTCCAAGGATTTTGCCAATGGCTTTCGCCAAACTATTCCAAAGACACCAATCCCGCCGGTTGGACCAACGAGATCGTCGAGCTCGCCTCCATggggccttcttctcatccgACGCTGCTATTCTACACATACGGCGATGAATCACAACATATCACATCCACCTTGCGCTCTCTGCCCTCGCAGAAAGAGAAACTCGACTTTTTGTTCAACTTCTTCAAGCCATACTACTCACGGCTGCCGTCGTACGACGAGAACAACCCCGACTGCCACCCTGTAGTTGCGGTAGCCACTGACTGGCTTGGTGATGATTTGGCGGGGAATGGTAGCTATGCCAACTTCCAGAAGGGGCTCAAGGAGGGCGACAAAGACATCGAGATCATGCGGCAGGGAATATCGGGTGAGGGGATCTGGCTGGCAGGGGAGCACACCGCGCCGTTTGTTGCTCTGGGGACTGTGACAGGGGCTTACTggagcggggagggggttgcaaaggaggtggcggggagttatgggaagaggatggcggaGAAGCTTGGAAAGGAggatgccatcaccaactga
- a CDS encoding hypothetical protein (EggNog:ENOG503P4EQ; COG:S) codes for MTESWERKGRPALIAALESVCDTIGRDIEAEVRQREDRRNATFEIELQQLKDAASRAEILEQENRSLRQELEQLRQKHTKPPILPAKYDVNAPVRRVLREFSPNRTIRAPSTVSSSGDIESPDWEKNYGKLWKKKEQVEERLKKVQESYDTAREVSKAAREERDTWITYADALERKINKLETRLKQQDANTRHHAEGTGAERAIIYESRESPSDLGLNTDSLPHLSPGPRLNEADYTMRHSTPAFDEPHRRGRIVSIEQGPTAEDGASDDPDQPTEAPELPPLPPCKREASPIMVKEEPSSDGPIVVSERSLRKRKHASDNNNNNNMPPPPRKIKTEVSSDPVVMGEAAVFAPHESIDLDEGSRGMPTPRKQREIWRQTLRDDDDGTPQPDQTSRLLYPRATAGNPSTAPRPTLFIAESVELAQQSMSEVSDISRKQRTAQNTHRNLDYEVAEVAEDGSDEEFEPWRPTKPPKKAAERLQSLLNKASPESEATPLRPLHPVRGGIESPSTVSRPRQASDRTSSKPRRLRDKPLGQLRLEDFKVNPKFNNGHKHAFNEVVRGKADRAELTGCIDYNCCGRHYRAVAESEFNATGPGVLSRMADIQMMEEYLGPHAHKLIEMTREERRETWMKAKSQQIANKFGRHRERFQRQPSPPGYWNPDMPTTQEMEENREEAARRGRKQIEERWRDAMKVGGGKWMFKDE; via the exons ATGACGGAATCTTGGGAACGGAAGGGGCGGCCAGCTTTGATTGCTGCGCTAGAGTCTGTGTGCGACACAATTGGCCGTGACATTGAGGCCG AGGTTCGACAAAGAGAAGATAGACGGAATGCAACTTTTGAAATAGAACTGCAGCAGCTCAAAGATGCTGCCTCTAGGGCCGAGATCCTTGAACAAGAAAATCGATCTCTCCGCCAAGAGCTGGAGCAGCTGCGACAGAAGCACACCAAGCCACCGATATTACCAGCCAAGTACGATGTCAACGCCCCGGTCCGACGAGTCCTCAGGGAATTTTCCCCTAACAGAACGATCCGCGCGCCGAGTACGGTTTCATCATCGGGCGACATCGAGAGCCCGGACTGGGAAAAGAATTATGGCAAActttggaagaagaaggagcaggtggAGGAACGACTCAAGAAGGTGCAGGAGAGTTACGACACTGCAAGGGAGGTGTCAAAAGCTGCACGAGAGGAGAGAGACACGTGGATCACGTATGCCGATgccttggagaggaagattAACAAGCTGGAAACAAGACTGAAGCAGCAAGATGCGAATACTCGACACCATGCAGAGGGGACTGGTGCGGAGCGGGCGATTATATATGAGTCCCGTGAATCACCAAGCGATTTAGGGCTCAATACGGACTCGTTGCCGCATCTTTCCCCTGGGCCCAGACTGAACGAAGCAGATTATACCATGAGACACTCTACTCCGGCCTTTGACGAGCCCCACAGACGAGGGAGAATAGTCAGTATCGAGCAAGGTCCAACTGCTGAGGATGGTGCATCTGATGATCCAGACCAACCCACGGAGGCGCCTGAGCTCCCACCGTTACCACCTTGCAAACGGGAGGCCAGTCCTATCATGGTCAAAGAAGAACCTTCGTCTGATGGCCCGATTGTTGTTTCTGAGCGCAGTCTGCGTAAGCGGAAACACGCGTCcgataacaacaacaacaacaacatgcctcctccacctcgcaAGATCAAAACCGAAGTCAGTTCCGACCCGGTAGTGATGGGTGAGGCAGCTGTCTTTGCCCCCCATGAAAGCATTGACCTGGACGAGGGTTCTAGGGGCATGCCGACACCCAGAAAGCAACGTGAAATCTGGCGCCAAACTCTTcgtgatgacgatgatggcacTCCGCAACCCGATCAAACCTCCAGACTGCTGTATCCGAGAGCGACAGCCGGGAACCCATCAACCGCACCGAGACCGACCCTGTTTATTGCAGAGAGTGTTGAACTAGCCCAACAAAGCATGTCGGAGGTTTCGGACATCTCACGCAAGCAGAGGACAGCTCAAAACACTCATCGAAACCTGGATTATGAAGTTGCCGAAGTCGCCGAGGATGGGTCTGACGAAGAATTTGAGCCATGGCGGCCAACCAAGCCgcccaagaaggctgctgaaaGACTCCAATCACTTCTCAACAAGGCCTCACCAGAATCCGAGGCCACTCCTCTCAGACCTCTCCATCCAGTTCGCGGGGGCATAGAATCACCATCAACTGTTTCACGGCCGAGGCAGGCCAGCGACAGAACGTCCAGCAAACCACGTCGGCTTCGAGATAAGCCATTGGGACAGCTGAGACTTGAGGATTTCAAAGTAAACCCCAAGTTCAACAACGGTCACAAACATGCCTTCAACGAAGTCGTGCGTGGCAAGGCTGACCGGGCCGAGTTGACAGGGTGCATTGACTACAACTGCTGCGGTCGACATTACCGGGCCGTTGCAGAGTCTGAATTCAACGCGACAGGCCCCGGCGTGTTGTCCCGCATGGCAGATATCCAAATGATGGAGGAGTACTTGGGACCCCATGCCCATAAACTAATCGAGATGACACGTGAGGAACGGCGGGAAACTTGGATGAAAGCAAAGAGCCAGCAAATAGCAAACAAGTTTGGACGGCATCGCGAGAGATTTCAGAGGCAACCGTCCCCGCCTGGGTATTGGAACCCTGATATGCCAACGACGCAGGAAATGGAAGAGAACAGAGAAGAGGcagcgaggagggggaggaagcaAATCGAGGAGCGGTGGCGAGATGCCATgaaagttggtggtgggaaatgGATGTTTAAAGATGAGTGA
- a CDS encoding hypothetical protein (BUSCO:EOG09260V8Q; MEROPS:MER0005436; COG:O; EggNog:ENOG503NWFU), which yields MMNNRAHLPAGQQMQGGADMGGGPPPPRRGNRHQYGPAHGYQYQQHQHHVNPSMYGHGAQYMNPYPPNQPYYMPYQQYHTGAMPQPYLPPQYNHAPYTRSPPAVQQYVPLHQPYGRPAQHSPIVSSPYQPPPPAMPPVVAPLTPSTTHSFAVPPPTTIAPSTIPPFREFIPASHQPLHNHEVQPPVQALHVHEAQPPIQPEFQPFVPQQQQQPFPQEYNQEAYLASEAKSPAEVQPEQQEAAIEAEASVETQVEVAVETPAASVVEGPFNMATTPATSEVHPITSPSEKILSKLPWFSNPEAGFPARAPKSRRRRPVSSTPNLILEKPAEAQQPEQAEQTEPKEEPVVNAETTVKAEVTEAATARSETPSTHEQQVEDTPPTTPSSAQTTQASIAVAVSPSTTVKPAIRSAIPALPTVPAVPVLPVIPRIAPKELQAVEKTAVQQTSVAPTKDEKSTEAGEGAHQVNGMGEKSETESAPAQAAPAPTPAPAKPKAWAALFAKPSAAPSAVASTAAAPRVHTNGNAADVSTAASGAVGSFPSSKANSLAEALQAYRPTGIDKLPFIEPRGLVNTGNMCYMNSVLQVLIFCIPFYDFLDQVSKKATHSFKSETPLIDALIMFMREFKIIDSATSTDLLQRRLKPEELEQYGESFTPEFVYEAIRKLPRFASMRRGHQQDAQEFLGFLLEGLHDECAQVMRTAPVSAVSTAPNSTPSSPTTSKPNGSLEGADDWLEVGPRQRAAVTRSSGHSLASPINKIFGGKLRSELRVPGNKTSVTLEPYEPLQLDIGAPEIRNIIDALKGLTRPETLHGDFNSPHGKNVKATKQIFIESVPPVLILHLKRFQFDAEGQGGTVKIWKKIGYPLEFEFPQEVLSRSQRNSTVHEGVPRYKLTAVVYHHGKNASGGHYTVDVRRQDGREWIRIDDTVIRRVRSEDVAEGGAEEEQAKSGSGNQKDSTGSNRFGAMNDEDTGDDDGWKQAAGGKKWSSVVNTPATNGQKLPPKQHKDSIKDNKVAYLLFYQRV from the exons ATGATGAACAATCGCGCGCATCTGCCGGCTGGGCAGCAGATGCAAGGAGGCGCCGACATGGGAGGAggtccgcctcctcctcgccgtgGAAATCGTCACCAGTATGGGCCTGCTCATGGTTACCAATACCAGCAACATCAGCATCATGTCAATCCCTCCATGTACGGCCATGGGGCTCAGTACATGAACCCCTACCCGCCGAACCAGCCCTACTACATGCCTTACCAGCAGTATCATACTGGCGCCATGCCGCAACCTTACCTTCCGCCCCAGTACAATCACGCCCCTTACACTCGTTCGCCGCCTGCTGTGCAGCAGTATGTCCCTCTGCACCAGCCCTATGGCAGACCTGCCCAGCACTCGCCGATTGTGTCTTCACCATAccaaccgccccctcctGCTATGCCCCCGGTCGTTGCCCCGCTTACCCCGTCAACAACCCATTCATTTGCCGTTCCGCCTCCTACGACGATTGCCCCCTCGACCATACCCCCTTTCCGCGAGTTTATTCCAGCTTCACATCAGCCGTTGCATAATCACGAGGTGCAGCCTCCGGTTCAGGCACTGCACGTCCACGAAGCACAACCACCTATTCAGCCAGAGTTCCAACCCTTTGtgccccagcagcagcagcagccgttCCCGCAGGAGTATAACCAGGAGGCTTATCTTGCCTCGGAAGCCAAATCCCCTGCTGAGGTTCAGCCTGAGCAACAAGAAGCGGCGATTGAAGCAGAGGCCTCGGTAGAGACTCAAGTAGAGGTCGCGGTAGAGACGCCCGCAGCTTCTGTGGTGGAGGGTCCGTTCAACATGGCAACCACCCCGGCAACATCTGAAGTccaccccatcacctcgCCATCTGAGAAGATATTGTCAAAGCTGCCATGGTTCTCCAATCCCGAAGCTGGATTCCCCGCTCGTGCCCCAAAGTCGAGGAGAAGACGCCCGGTCTCTAGCACTCCTAATCTGATTCTCGAGAAACCGGCGGAGGCTCAGCAGCCAGAGCAGGCGGAGCAGACAGAACCTAAGGAGGAGCCAGTTGTTAATGCGGAAACCACCGTTAAGGCTGAAGTAACTGAGGCTGCCACCGCTCGTTCGGAGACACCCTCCACCCATGAGCAGCAGGTAGAGGatacccccccaaccacgCCAAGTTCTGCCCAAACGACCCAGGCATCCATCGCAGTGGCAGTCAGCCCCAGCACGACCGTGAAGCCTGCTATTCGCTCAGCTATCCCGGCACTTCCCACAGTTCCTGCGGTTCCCGTTCTCCCAGTAATTCCAAGGATTGCTCCAAAGGAGCTGCAAGCGGTGGAGAAGACAGCTGTTCAGCAAACTTCCGTTGCTCCCACCAAAGACGAAAAGTCGAccgaggccggcgagggtgcTCACCAGGTGAATGGCATGGGCGAGAAGTCCGAGACTGAGTCTGCTCCTGCCCAAGCCGCACCAGCTCcaactccagctcctgcAAAACCCAAGGCCTGGGCCGCTTTGTTCGCAAAGCCCAGTGCAGCTCCCTCTGCTGTGGCCTCTACTGCCGCAGCTCCTCGCGTCCACACCAATGGCAACGCTGCCGATGTCTCTACCGCTGCATCTGGAGCCGTTGGAAGTTTCCCCAGTTCCAAGGCGAACTCTCTTGCCGAGGCTTTACAGGCCTATCGTCCTACTGGTATTGACAAGCTGCCCTTTATTGAGCCCAGAGGCTTGGTCAACACTGGAAATATGTGTTACATGAATTCT GTTCTTCAAGTTTTGATTTTCTGCATTCCGTTCTACGACTTTCTAGATCAAGTGTCCAAGAAAGCCACTCACAGTTTCAAGAGCGAAACGCCTTTGATCGATGCACT GATCATGTTCATGCGTGAATTTAAGATTATCGACTCTGCTACGTCAACTGACCTCCTCCAGAGACGGCTGAAGCCGGAAGAGCTTGAGCAATATGGCGAGTCTTTCACCCCTGAGTTTGTTTACGAAGCCATTCGCAAACTTCCCCGCTTTGCCAGCATGAGGCGTGGTCACCAACAAGACGCCCAAGAGTTCCTTGGGTTCCTTCTTGAAGGTCTACACGATGAGTGTGCCCAGGTGATGCGTACTGCCCCTGTTTCAGCAGTTTCTACCGCACCGAACTCAACTccgtcttctcccaccacttcCAAGCCAAACGGATCGCTCGAGGGCGCTGATGATTGGCTTGAGGTTGGTCCCCGTCAACGCGCTGCTGTTACTCGGTCTTCTGGCCATTCACTCGCTTCACCCATCAACAAGATCTTTGGTGGGAAGTTGCGCTCTGAACTGCGTGTTCCTGGCAACAAGACCTCGGTCACGCTGGAGCCTTACGAGCCGCTGCAACTTGACATTGGTGCACCCGAGATTCGCAACATCATTGACGCCCTGAAGGGTCTAACTCGACCGGAAACACTCCACGGCGATTTCAACTCGCCCCACGGCAAGAACGTCAAGGCCACTAAGCAGATCTTTATTGAATCGGTTCCTCCTGTTCTTATCTTGCACCTCAAGCGTTTCCAATTCGACGCCGAGGGTCAAGGTGGTACTGTCAAGATCTGGAAGAAGATTGGCTATCCTCTCGAGTTCGAATTCCCACAAGAGGTTCTGTCTCGCTCTCAACGCAACAGCACGGTTCACGAGGGTGTTCCTCGATACAAGCTGACGGCTGTTGTGTATCATCATGGTAAGAATGCCAGTGGCGGTCATTACACAGTAGATGTTCGCCGACAGGATGGCCGAGAATGGATTCGTATCGATGACACCGTTATCCGCCGTGTGCGCAGCGAAGATGTGGCTGAGGGTGGTGCCGAGGAAGAACAGGCCAAGTCTGGCTCTGGTAACCAAAAGGACAGCACTGGTAGCAACAGATTCGGTGCCATGAATGATGAGGATAccggcgacgacgatggcTGGAAGCAAGCGGCCGGTGGCAAGAAGTGGAGCAGCGTTGTCAACACACCGGCTACCAACGGACAGAAGCTGCCCCCTAAGCAGCACAAGGACAGcatcaaggacaacaaggTTGCTTACTTGTTGTTCTACCAGCGCGTTTGA
- a CDS encoding hypothetical protein (EggNog:ENOG503NVFK; COG:C) — MSSSVLEVPSKTFTRAEVAKHNTEDSVWFVIDTVVYDVSEFLDAHPGGEAVLRQVAGTDATAAFYNLHRHEVLQKYSDLAIGTIEGEKQSIITPQAGDLSTVPYAEPLWLTPQFKSPYFKDSHRKLQKAMRIFTDKYITPEALEKERSGEIVSQELIDRMSKAGVLHMRMGPGKHLHGVNLLDGAVDGKEFDYFHDMICSQEAVRAACRGFQDGNMAGMVIGLTCVLNYGHKNPALKAKVEEECFSGKKKICLAITEAFAGSDVAGLRTTAKKTPDGKHYIVNGTKKWITNGVFSDYFVTGVNTGKGLSVLLIPRGEGVETKPIKTSYSPAAGTAYITFDNVKVPVENLLGEENKGIYVILSNFNHERWTMACATIRYMRLVTEECLKWAHQRIVFKKRLIDQPVIRQKLAKMIALCESHQSWLETITYQMCNMSYSQQAKHMGGPIALLKMSCTRAAHEIADEAVQIWGGRGLTQTGMGRVIENFNRTYKFDSILGGAEEVLGDLGVRQAMKFMPKAVL, encoded by the exons aTGTCCTCGTCCGTCCTCGAGGTCCCCTCCAAGACCTTCACCCGCGCCGAGGTCGCCAAGCACAACACCGAAGATAGCGTCTGGTTCGTCATTGACACCGTCGTATACGATGTTTCCGAGTTCCTAGATGCCCACCCCGGTGGTGAGGCTGTCCTCCGTCAGGTTGCCGGCACCGATGCCACTGCCGCTTTCTACAACCTTCACAGACACGAGGTTCTCCAGAAGTACTCCGACCTTGCCATCGGCACCATCGAGGGCGAGAAGCagtccatcatcaccccccaaGCTGGCGATCTTTCCACCGTCCCATATGCCGAGCCCCTCTGGCTCACCCCCCAGTTCAAGTCCCCCTACTTCAAGGACAGCCACCGCAAGCTCCAGAAGGCCATGCGCATCTTCACCGACAAGTACATCACCCCCGAGGCTCTCGAGAAGGAGCGCTCCGGCGAGATCGTCTCCCAGGAGCTTATCGACCGCATGTCCAAGGCTGGTGTCCTCCACATGAGAATGGGCCCCGGCAAGCACCTCCACGgtgtcaacctcctcgatGGTGCCGTCGACGGCAAGGAGTTTGACTACTTCCACGACATGATTTGCTCCCAGGAGGCTGTCCGCGCTGCCTGCCGCGGCTTCCAGGACGGCAACATGGCCGGTATGGTCATTGGTCTCACCTGCGTTCTCAACTACGGCCACAAGAACCCCgccctcaaggccaaggtcgaggaggagtgCTTCtctggcaagaagaagatctgCCTCGCCATCACCGAAGCCTTTGCTGGCTCCGACGTTGCCGGCCTCCGCACCACCGCCAAGAAGACCCCCGACGGCAAGCACTACATTGTCAACGGCACCAAGAAGTGGATCACCAACGGTGTCTTCTCTGACTACTTCGTCACCGGTGTCAACACCGGCAAGGGCTTGTCGGtgctcctcatcccccgcgGCGAGGGCGTTGAGACCAAGCCCATTAAGACCTCGTACTCCCCCGCTGCCGGCACCGCCTACATCACCTTTGACAACGTCAAGGTCCCTGTCGAGAACCTGTTGGGTGAGGAGAACAAAGGCATCTATgtcatcctctccaacttcAACCACGAGCGGTGGACCATGGCCTGCGCCACCATCCGCTACATGCGTCTCGTGACGGAGGAGTGCCTCAAGTGGGCTCACCAGAGAATCGTCTTCAAGAAGAGGCTCATCGACCAGCCCGTCATTCGCCAGAAGCTCGCTAAGATGATTGCCCTTTGCGAGTCTCACCAGTCCTGGCTGGAGACCATCAC TTACCAAATGTGCAACATGTCCTACTCCCAACAAGCCAAGCACATGGGCGGCcccatcgccctcctcaagaTGTCTTGCACCCGCGCCGCCCACGAGATCGCCGACGAGGCCGTCCAGATCTGGGGTGGTCGCGGTTTGACCCAGACCGGCATGGGCCGCGTGATTGAGAACTTCAACAGGACGTACAAGTTTGACTCCATCCTGggcggtgccgaggaggttcTTGGTGATTTGGGTGTCAGGCAGGCTATGAAGTTTATGCCCAAGGCTGTCTTATAA
- a CDS encoding hypothetical protein (COG:O; EggNog:ENOG503P4DB) → MDSYGSQGRACFTCGQTTHQARDCPNKGAAKCYNCGIEGHMSRDCPEGPKDTKTCYRCGQAGHISRDCPTGGDQGPRQGGGGGSSAECYKCGEVGHIARNCQKGGNSYGGGYNSGYGGNFNQKTCYSCGGMGHLSRDCVNGNKCYNCGVSGHLSRECPKESTGGEKICYKCQQSGHVQSQCPNSA, encoded by the exons ATGGATTCCTACGGTTCCCAAGGACGTGCCTGCTTCACCT GCGGGCAGACCACTCATCAG GCCCGCGACTGCCCCAACAAGGGTGCCGCCAAGTGCTATAACTGTGGCA TTGAGGGCCACATGAGCCGTGACTGCCCCGAGGGTCCCAAGGACACCAAGACCTGCTACCGCTGCGGCCAGGCCGGCCATATCTCTCGCGACTGCCCCACCGGTGGTGACCAGGGTCCACgccagggtggtggtggtggcagctcTGCTGAGTGCTACAAG TGCGGCGAGGTCGGCCATATTGCCCGCAACTGCCAGAAGGGCGGCAACTCCTATGGTGGTGGCTACAACTCCGGCTATGGTGGCAACTTCAACCAGAAGACCTGCTACTCTTGCGGCGGCATGGGTCATTTGTCCC GTGACTGCGTCAACGGCAACAAGTGCTATAACTGTGGCGTTTCCGGCCATCTCTCCCGCGAGTGCCCCAAGGAGTCTACTGGTGGCGAGAAGATCTGCTACAAGTGCCAGCAGTCTGGCCACGTCCAGTCCCAGTGCCCCAACAGCGCTTAA